Below is a window of Cupriavidus sp. MP-37 DNA.
CGCGCCGGTGGCGTGCACCCTGCAGACCCAGACGCCGGCGCACGCCGACCTGTTCTGCCAGTGGCCGACGCTGGAGCGGCGCGACGGCGTGACGCTGTCGTTCCAGGCCGATTCGGTGCAGGCCGCGGTGCGCATGCTGAACTGCCTGTCGGCGATGTCGTTCATGCTGAAGTAGGCCGGCGCGGCGTGGCGGGACGTGCGCGGCGCACGGATCGGCGACAATGGCGGGTCGAGCAACAGGCACGCACTACGCAACGCATGACCCAGGCACACGAAGGCGGCTGGATCCCGGTACGCAAGGACTTCGTCGATCCCGCCACACGCTGCCACGCGCGCGGCGCCAGCCGCCGCCATCACGGCTTTCCCGACGGCCAGGCTTTTATCCTGCGCGACGCCGCCGGGCACGAATACCCGTTCGGCGAGGACTGCGCGCGCGCCGCGCTGGCGCAGCCCGCGCTGCTGCGGCAGGTGCCCGACTACACCGAACGCGACGTGGTGCCGCGCATGGCCCTGCCGGAGCTGCCGCCGGGCCCGGGCCGTCGCGATCCCGCGCAGGCCCGGGCGGCCGAGCGTGCCGCGGCGATCCGCTACCTGGTGCTGCGCATGGAAAAGGTGGCCGCGGTGCCGCGCGTGCAGCCCACCGTGCGCTTTCCGGCGCTCGACGCCGTCTATGAGCAATACCAGCGCAGCGGCGACATCGCCCCGGCGCAGGTGCGCCGCATTCTGGCGATCGAGCGCAGCCCGTCGACGCCGCCGCGCCTGCGCGCGACCAACCTGCTCGACGTCTATACCGCCCATGTGAAGCTGGAGCGGCTGATTGCGGCCTCGACCAGCGTCGACAACATCCGCTTCCTCCGCAGCCTGCATGACTGGCTGGCGCGCCACCTGGTGCTGAGCGCGGGGCAGCTGGCCGCGGCCGGGATCGCGATGCATCCGCAGGCGTTTACGTCGGACGGGATCTGGGGTCCCGCAGCGGAGCCACCGCCGGCGGCGGGCAAATTCCAGTCGGGGTCGCTGTTCTAGCCGCGACTGGCGAGACCCGTCGAATTGGCGTTTAATGCCTGCATCGCATCCGCGGGTGACGCCATGAGCCATTTTTCTCGCAGCTACGCCGAAGCGCGCCAGACCTTCCTGGACGCTGCCCGCGCCGCGGGCGCCGCGCTGGCGCAATTTCCGCATCCCACCCGGCGCGGCAGTGCCGGCGAAGACCTGGCGATCGACGTGGCGCTGGCCGGCGCCGCCGAGGCCCGGCGCTGCATCATGGTGACCTCCGGCACGCACGGTGCCGAAGGCTTTGCCGGCTCGGGGGCGCAAACGGCGCTGCTGCGCGACGCCGCGCTGCTTGCCGAATGCGCCGCCGCCGATGCCTGCCTGCTGCTGGTGCATGCGGTCAACCCCTATGGCTTCTCCTACCTGCGCCGGGTCAACGAGGACAACGTCGACCTGAATCGCAACTTCATGGATTTCTCGCAGCCGCTGCCGCATAACGCGGCCTATGCCGAAATCGCGCCGCTGCTGCTGCCGGCGCAATGGCCGCCGTCGGAGACCGACCAGGCCAGGCTGATGAAGGCGGTGGCAGAGCGCGGCATGGCGTGGTACCAGGCCGCGGTCAGCCGCGGCCAGTACCAGGACCCGGACGGCATGTTCTACGGCGGCGACAAGGCCACCTGGAGCAACTACACGCTGTGCCGCATCCTGGCGCGCTTCGGCGCCGGCCGCGCGGCGCTGCGCTGGATCGACGTCCATACCGGCCTGGGGCCGTGGGGCTACGGCGAGCCCATCCACATGGGCCCCGACACGCCGGAATCGATCCGGCGCACGCGCGCGATCTGGGGCGAGCGCGTGACCTCGATCTACGACGGCTCGTCGACCTCGGCCAACCTGA
It encodes the following:
- a CDS encoding M14 family metallopeptidase; amino-acid sequence: MSHFSRSYAEARQTFLDAARAAGAALAQFPHPTRRGSAGEDLAIDVALAGAAEARRCIMVTSGTHGAEGFAGSGAQTALLRDAALLAECAAADACLLLVHAVNPYGFSYLRRVNEDNVDLNRNFMDFSQPLPHNAAYAEIAPLLLPAQWPPSETDQARLMKAVAERGMAWYQAAVSRGQYQDPDGMFYGGDKATWSNYTLCRILARFGAGRAALRWIDVHTGLGPWGYGEPIHMGPDTPESIRRTRAIWGERVTSIYDGSSTSANLTGLAWHAVPQTLPAVDYAGIALEFGTLPVGEVLDALRGDHWLHRHPEADENQRALVRQAMWRAFYGDADDWRDGVVAQVGDAVRSTIASA